CGAAAAAGTACGATGTCGTAATGAAATTCGATGAGCTCATCTCCGAACTATCCAAGTACGTTTGGTTTATTGAATCGATGCTGAAGTAGTTAAGCGAAGACCAAGAAACCTCGGGGATCTTCCCCGAGGTTTTTTAGTTCACACTGTGGGAACTTTCCGTCACCAAACTTTGAAAAGTAGCTTTTAGCGATGCAATCTTATCTTGGCTGAATCCATCCGAACATAGTGCGTACTTTATCTTGACAAAGTACTTGGTCAGCTCCTCGAGTATTGGAAAATCAGGGAATTTTTTCAGTAGTTCGAAAGGTGTTAGATGATCGTATTCTCCGAAATAGTTCTTTCTGATGTACAGATAACTGTGAACGATGAAGACTTCCCCGGAAAGCTTCAGGATTTCGCCCCACGATAAATTTGTTGTGTAATTTGGCCCTGTCGAACTTCCAATATTTCTCTTTCCTTCCCCTTGCGCCGTGATCGGTTTGTAGTCAAACAAGATTAGGTTCAGCACCATCACAATTGCAACGATCCCAATCAAAAATCCAGCGATAAGAAGGATGCGCGTTATACGCTCTCCGACGTTCGACTGCAATTCATTCGTTGCGGATTGCTTTTCTACACTCGCTAAGTTACCGTCTTTTAAACTTTCGAAGGGTGTTCGATCAACGGATGCGCTCGTTTCTCTTCTTGGCAAATCTGTACTGTTCCTTGCAGGTAATGAATTTTTCGCGATCATCGGCAGTACAATGCCTATCATTAGCATGAGTATCAGCGTGTTAAGGATAGAACTTAGAAAAAAGTCCAGGAGAATTCCGGGACCTTGCGCCAAAGCTTTGACGAATAAAGTTGCCACGAAGAGCACAGCAACGGTTATAAATATCACCACGTTCATTCGGTAAAGAAGTTTCATGAAGTCAATTTCCGCTTTTGAATTTCCACTTTCGTCTTTGTTCAAGGTAGCGCTGCTTGATTTTTCTTCAGGACGCGGAAGGATCGGTGTTTTGCTTGTTTGCCCTTCGATGGACTCCTCTTCAACTGCGTCCATCGTTTCGACTGTTTGATTCGTTGTCTGCCATTTTGAGATAGCCGAAAGGATAATGGACGAGCGCGGAACGGGTAGGAAGATAACAACCGCTAAAACAAGAAAGACAAGAAGTGTTTTCCTGTCAACACCAACGGTATCGAAAAAGTTCAACACAAGGAAGGCTAATACCATTGCTGGGGCGATTTCGTTCGAAAATAAGGCCATAGTTGTGAGAAATACCACCGTTGACAAAATGCGGTTCGGGTTTTTGGTGCGAAGAAGCAAAATCGTGGGAATAGCGGGTAAGAAATGAAAACCGAGCTTTGAGTAGATGAACCCTACAAAGATGAAAGGGATCAGGATTAAAAACGATAACACCTCGTAGTTTAAAACCGAAGCAAGAGTCACGGAGGCGAGCAAAAACAACCCCCGCTTATCCATTAGTGTACTCAACGGTAAAATTCCTAAGAAAACGATCACCACGTTTAGGAGTCTTTTTAAGGTTCGGTGCATTCCTGTTCCCCCAGTTACGTTTCCGATAAACTTAAAAGTCCCTCGTTTAAACTGATGTTCTCCAACCAAACTTCCACCAAGATATTTTCGTTTCTCAACATCTTTGCATCCTGGTACAATTCACGCACTTCCGGGGGAACTTCGTAGTACGTTTTGAACTTCTTCGTCCCAGATGTACGGTAACCGTACGGCATGAGTAGGACTACAACGCGCCCACATGCTTTTCTCAACCTGATGATTTCCGCAATTTCACGTTTGCTGAGGAACATACTTATGATAATCACCGTATCAACTGGTTGGACACCGTCGATCAACTCTCTTATCAGTTCCGAAGTATCCCTCGCATTCTCAAGTGTCCCACTTGCGTCTGCAAGGTAGTCAAAGTAAATTGCGGGATCTTTGCTATCAAGTCTCTCAAAACCTCCAGCGTGGGAGATGTAGAGTTGCACATGTTCATGGCGGCTCGTAAAATGATGTATCAGTCCGGTGGTTGCACGAATTGCGTCTTCCTCATATTTCTTTCGAATGTACATCCAAGCTTGCCTTGAGTATATACCACCCGGAAGGTTGAGGTCCACCAGCAGATGTATCTTTCCCGTACCTGCGTATTCAAACTCCTTCACCATGAGTTTACCGTATCGGGCACTCTGTTTCCAGTGAATTCTGTTGAGCGGTTCGTTGTTGTATTCCCGCACGTCCTTGATGTACGTGACGTCCTCGGCAAATTTGTGCTTGCTCTTCAGCACAGGTAAGGCTTCCAAGATCCGTTCCAGTGCTACTTTTGCCTCCTCCATGTTCGGCAAGACCTTTATGTCCGAATCTATTTCCTCAACCCTGTTCAAAATCACAATATTTCCAGGTAGCGGTACTTTGAGAACATAGTGCCCGAGCTTCTTAGAACCTCGCGTTCCAAGGGAGGATGTCAACACAACTTCCACCGGAACACCGGCTTTCAGCGTAACTTCTATATCTTCCTTTCTCAATATAGAAGGGGGCGAGAAGATCAAACACAAATCCTTTGGAGACTCAAACACGAACGTTATCCGAAAATCTTCGTTCTCAAACACT
The genomic region above belongs to Fervidobacterium thailandense and contains:
- a CDS encoding DUF58 domain-containing protein, with amino-acid sequence MGRASLNERVVDSVPEKIIWVRGKNFFFTVFVFTTFLNILVQSKYLWLAEAVLVYLIIDYVTKLRTLKNVNVQVKASARVFENEDFRITFVFESPKDLCLIFSPPSILRKEDIEVTLKAGVPVEVVLTSSLGTRGSKKLGHYVLKVPLPGNIVILNRVEEIDSDIKVLPNMEEAKVALERILEALPVLKSKHKFAEDVTYIKDVREYNNEPLNRIHWKQSARYGKLMVKEFEYAGTGKIHLLVDLNLPGGIYSRQAWMYIRKKYEEDAIRATTGLIHHFTSRHEHVQLYISHAGGFERLDSKDPAIYFDYLADASGTLENARDTSELIRELIDGVQPVDTVIIISMFLSKREIAEIIRLRKACGRVVVLLMPYGYRTSGTKKFKTYYEVPPEVRELYQDAKMLRNENILVEVWLENISLNEGLLSLSET